In Streptomyces canus, one DNA window encodes the following:
- a CDS encoding DUF6262 family protein yields the protein MAEPRTPAQVLHEARQKDSRVKRARVLGVVDQMLAEKEPVSFTAVARTAKVSHWLVYAEGVREVIEQARRRQARQPREDGGRKAPAGWQVEVQITREDNRRLREEVDRLKAAVRRSLGQQIDQVGAADLGARVDELTAANQRLEGELAQEKARAEELQGRLTEAEDDSPGLGPACAA from the coding sequence ATGGCTGAACCCCGCACCCCCGCGCAGGTCCTGCACGAGGCCCGGCAGAAGGACTCCCGGGTCAAACGCGCCCGGGTCCTGGGCGTGGTCGACCAGATGCTTGCCGAGAAGGAGCCGGTCTCCTTCACCGCGGTGGCCCGCACAGCGAAGGTCTCGCACTGGCTGGTTTACGCGGAGGGTGTGCGCGAGGTCATCGAGCAGGCCCGGCGCCGCCAGGCCCGTCAGCCGCGCGAGGACGGCGGCCGGAAGGCTCCGGCCGGCTGGCAGGTGGAAGTGCAGATCACCCGGGAGGACAACCGGCGGCTGCGGGAGGAAGTCGACCGTCTCAAGGCAGCCGTGCGCCGCTCCCTGGGGCAGCAGATCGATCAGGTTGGCGCCGCCGACCTCGGCGCCCGCGTCGACGAGCTGACCGCCGCCAATCAGCGTCTGGAGGGCGAACTCGCCCAGGAGAAGGCCCGTGCCGAGGAATTGCAGGGCCGGCTCACCGAGGCGGAGGACGATTCGCCGGGGCTAGGACCAGCCTGCGCCGCATGA
- a CDS encoding restriction endonuclease encodes MVWEWLTEDVSRWITVDLWGLISGHPWWGGLIAIGTLTTLILLAKLLSFLFGAGTYAYAYVGNDEDSTVTPGEAVDPDVLTFKMKQLAAMSATGFDQACADLLARDGFRSTRRVGGAGDLGVDVTARDRDDRLLILQCKQYSSPVGSGHVQKFNGTARLHHGADVPIMIGLNGFTQPAIHFAAHHDLILMGRPELKRWAHGQHLYEVLGIPSTTQ; translated from the coding sequence ATGGTGTGGGAGTGGCTCACGGAAGACGTAAGCCGGTGGATCACCGTGGACCTGTGGGGGCTGATCTCCGGTCACCCCTGGTGGGGCGGCCTCATCGCCATCGGCACACTGACTACGCTCATCCTCCTGGCGAAGCTGCTGTCCTTCCTGTTCGGCGCCGGCACCTACGCCTACGCCTACGTCGGCAACGACGAGGACTCCACCGTTACGCCGGGCGAAGCAGTGGATCCAGATGTGCTGACCTTCAAGATGAAGCAACTCGCAGCGATGAGTGCGACGGGGTTCGACCAGGCGTGCGCCGATCTCCTTGCCCGGGACGGGTTCCGCAGCACACGGCGGGTGGGAGGCGCCGGAGACCTTGGTGTGGACGTCACCGCCCGGGACCGTGACGACCGGCTCCTGATCTTGCAGTGCAAGCAGTATTCGAGCCCGGTCGGCTCAGGGCACGTGCAGAAGTTCAACGGGACTGCGCGCCTCCACCATGGAGCCGACGTCCCGATCATGATCGGCCTCAACGGCTTCACCCAGCCTGCGATCCACTTCGCCGCGCACCACGACCTCATCCTCATGGGCCGTCCCGAGCTGAAGAGGTGGGCTCACGGCCAGCACCTGTACGAGGTCCTGGGCATCCCGAGCACGACCCAGTGA
- a CDS encoding gamma carbonic anhydrase family protein, producing MIVEARGIRILHRGHEPQVHPTAYVAPTATLVGDVRVGPRARVMYGAVLDAEGSRIEVGEASLICENAVLRGSAVAGDQPVLVADHVFVGPHATLLGCEVGRCVYVATAATVLQGARLGAGSVVAVGALVHARAVLPDEFFVPPHTVALDAPLRLLAPGDPGLAEAVGRVGFAQVAFGIGAEWTDRISRYERIAEVRVAEFGTHADDEVLNLG from the coding sequence ATGATCGTTGAAGCGCGGGGAATCCGCATCCTGCATCGCGGGCATGAACCGCAGGTCCATCCCACCGCCTACGTCGCCCCGACGGCCACGCTCGTTGGTGATGTCCGCGTGGGGCCGAGGGCGCGCGTGATGTACGGTGCGGTGCTCGATGCCGAGGGATCTCGGATCGAGGTCGGGGAAGCGTCGTTGATCTGCGAGAACGCGGTGTTGCGCGGGTCTGCGGTCGCCGGCGACCAGCCGGTACTTGTCGCCGACCACGTCTTCGTGGGGCCGCATGCCACGCTGCTGGGCTGCGAGGTCGGCAGGTGCGTCTACGTGGCGACCGCGGCGACCGTCCTGCAGGGCGCACGGTTGGGGGCCGGCTCTGTTGTCGCTGTCGGTGCGCTCGTCCATGCGCGCGCCGTTCTGCCGGACGAGTTCTTCGTGCCGCCGCACACCGTGGCGCTTGACGCGCCGCTGCGGCTGCTGGCCCCAGGCGATCCAGGTCTGGCAGAGGCCGTCGGGCGGGTGGGTTTCGCGCAGGTGGCGTTCGGCATCGGTGCGGAGTGGACCGACCGGATCAGCCGGTACGAGCGCATCGCGGAGGTGCGCGTCGCCGAGTTCGGCACGCACGCGGACGATGAGGTTCTGAATCTCGGCTAG
- a CDS encoding restriction endonuclease, producing the protein MGRKRVRLRRPRGAAEFLSAAVVALAALVLAVRMAAAAVGALKDGWPFLLILVLLAGAVGAWRIARTVRGRRRDAVRLAALRITLAEFDAMDDRQFEYALRDLLVRDGWSARRVGGSGDQASDVISDHTQRGRIVVQAKHTRVGGKVGSSVMYAVKGTAGPAHRADHAVVVTNGAFTRDAMAWGERHSVHWVDRDRLRRWAQDGTALHELLGLSARARRARFKRAA; encoded by the coding sequence ATGGGACGCAAGCGGGTACGTCTTCGACGTCCACGCGGCGCGGCCGAGTTCCTGTCTGCAGCTGTGGTGGCACTGGCCGCCCTGGTGCTGGCAGTCCGCATGGCCGCTGCGGCCGTCGGAGCGCTCAAGGACGGGTGGCCGTTCCTCCTGATCCTCGTCCTGCTGGCGGGGGCCGTCGGGGCCTGGCGGATCGCGCGTACCGTGCGCGGTCGACGGCGTGACGCCGTGCGGCTGGCCGCGCTGCGGATCACCCTGGCCGAGTTCGACGCCATGGACGACCGGCAGTTCGAGTACGCGTTGCGGGACCTGCTGGTCCGCGACGGCTGGTCGGCGCGTCGCGTGGGCGGCAGTGGGGATCAGGCCTCCGACGTCATCAGCGACCACACGCAACGCGGGCGGATCGTCGTGCAGGCCAAGCACACCCGCGTCGGCGGGAAGGTGGGGTCCTCGGTCATGTACGCGGTGAAGGGGACAGCAGGCCCGGCGCACCGGGCCGATCACGCCGTCGTCGTCACCAACGGTGCCTTCACCCGGGACGCGATGGCATGGGGCGAGAGGCACAGCGTCCACTGGGTCGACCGGGACCGACTTCGGCGCTGGGCGCAGGACGGCACCGCGCTGCACGAGCTCCTCGGGCTGTCCGCACGCGCCCGCCGTGCCCGCTTCAAGCGTGCCGCCTGA
- a CDS encoding transposase family protein, producing the protein MRTSQSPAEGTEIAVYQARLPLSSKTIGMVADLIRGHCKAIASRWHKLPPGKQAVIVLAVMRHDQRLSDMAGGNNISASPVRRWLLEVIDLLAARAPRLDRALKKIARSGGEVVLIDGTLVRTRRRTGAANRRNYSGKHQVHGLLFLALTDTNGNLLWISAARPGRASEITTARHDKITTRLREAGLGAIGDLGFVGLDDDPDDPVIITGRRATRNHSLTEAQKQATKLISRERAANEHGFADLKNWRILAKVRMNAKHGTTLLRAMLVLTTSEVAR; encoded by the coding sequence GTGAGAACAAGCCAGAGCCCCGCCGAGGGCACCGAAATAGCTGTCTACCAAGCCCGACTCCCGCTGTCCAGCAAGACGATCGGCATGGTCGCCGACCTGATCCGAGGGCACTGCAAGGCGATCGCTTCGCGCTGGCACAAGCTCCCGCCCGGCAAGCAGGCGGTCATCGTGCTCGCCGTGATGCGCCACGACCAGCGCCTTTCCGACATGGCCGGCGGCAACAACATCTCCGCCTCTCCGGTGCGCCGCTGGTTGCTGGAAGTGATCGACCTGCTCGCAGCCCGCGCTCCGCGCCTGGACCGGGCCCTGAAGAAGATAGCCCGATCGGGTGGCGAGGTCGTCCTGATCGACGGCACCCTGGTGCGCACCCGCAGACGCACTGGGGCGGCCAACCGCCGTAACTACAGCGGGAAACACCAGGTCCACGGACTGCTCTTCCTCGCTCTTACCGACACCAACGGCAATCTGCTCTGGATCTCCGCTGCCCGACCGGGGCGCGCCAGCGAGATCACCACCGCCCGCCACGACAAGATCACCACCCGGCTGCGGGAAGCAGGACTCGGCGCCATCGGCGACCTGGGCTTCGTCGGCCTGGACGACGACCCGGACGACCCTGTGATCATCACCGGGCGCCGAGCCACCCGCAACCATTCCTTGACCGAAGCCCAGAAGCAGGCGACCAAGCTAATCAGCCGCGAACGCGCCGCCAACGAACATGGCTTCGCCGACCTCAAGAACTGGAGGATCCTCGCCAAGGTCCGCATGAACGCCAAACACGGCACCACCCTGCTGCGGGCCATGCTCGTCCTAACCACCAGCGAGGTCGCCCGGTGA
- a CDS encoding GNAT family N-acetyltransferase — MISPYTPVPALAATPADVDAIVAAMTTGFFDDPMWGPAFPDVDRRAEQASALWRLAVTSSLRYPWMLVTGNVESAALWIPPGGSELTSEEESGFEEFLVGVTDRTVADGILRIFGKLEEARPSEPHFYLSLLATHSDHRGRGLGMGLLTENLARIDALGAPAYLESCNPANNKRYASVGFTARDTITLASGHVVTTMWRPAHT; from the coding sequence ATGATCAGTCCCTACACGCCTGTGCCCGCGCTGGCAGCGACGCCTGCGGACGTTGACGCGATCGTCGCTGCCATGACCACCGGGTTCTTCGACGACCCGATGTGGGGGCCGGCGTTCCCGGACGTCGACCGTCGTGCGGAGCAGGCGTCGGCGTTGTGGCGGCTGGCCGTCACGTCGTCGCTGCGGTATCCCTGGATGCTGGTGACGGGGAACGTCGAGTCCGCGGCTCTGTGGATCCCGCCGGGCGGAAGCGAGTTGACGTCCGAGGAGGAGAGCGGTTTCGAGGAGTTCCTGGTCGGCGTCACCGACCGAACGGTCGCCGACGGCATCCTCAGGATCTTCGGCAAGCTGGAGGAGGCACGCCCGAGCGAGCCGCACTTCTACCTGAGCCTGCTCGCCACGCACAGCGACCACCGCGGACGCGGCCTCGGGATGGGGCTGCTGACGGAGAACCTGGCACGCATCGACGCCCTCGGTGCCCCCGCCTACCTGGAGTCGTGCAACCCGGCGAACAACAAGCGGTATGCCAGCGTCGGCTTCACCGCCCGCGACACGATCACCCTGGCCTCCGGCCACGTTGTGACGACCATGTGGCGCCCGGCACACACCTGA
- a CDS encoding TetR/AcrR family transcriptional regulator: MAARKGSSKEARRAELGKAVERALLVRGLEGLRLRDIADEAGVTPAAVLYHGDLDALVHAAYQQAIERYSQEREQAANHFTDARDQLRACIDKGVATGPDDALTRLLFEYWPRCLRDARAAALDSALTERQIAVYSGVLVLGQAQGHFTLQDPPRLLAASFVAMEDGYQMEVLAGRRTRTEVITALHAYARAVTGHDLAGNP; this comes from the coding sequence GTGGCGGCCAGGAAAGGCAGCAGCAAGGAGGCCCGGCGGGCCGAGCTGGGCAAGGCGGTGGAGCGCGCACTGCTCGTGCGCGGCCTGGAGGGTCTGCGCCTGCGCGACATCGCGGACGAGGCAGGCGTCACGCCCGCCGCGGTGCTCTACCACGGCGACCTGGACGCCCTGGTCCACGCGGCCTACCAGCAGGCCATCGAGCGCTACAGCCAGGAGCGCGAGCAGGCGGCGAACCACTTCACCGACGCCCGCGACCAGCTGAGAGCCTGCATCGACAAGGGCGTCGCCACTGGCCCCGACGACGCCCTGACCCGGCTGCTCTTCGAGTACTGGCCCCGCTGCCTGCGCGACGCCAGAGCCGCGGCACTCGACAGCGCACTGACGGAACGCCAGATCGCCGTGTACTCAGGCGTTCTGGTCCTGGGCCAGGCCCAGGGGCACTTCACCCTGCAGGATCCGCCCCGCCTGCTCGCCGCCAGCTTCGTCGCCATGGAGGACGGCTACCAGATGGAGGTCCTCGCCGGCCGCCGCACCCGCACCGAAGTGATCACCGCCCTGCACGCCTACGCCCGCGCCGTCACCGGCCACGACCTGGCCGGCAACCCCTGA
- a CDS encoding APC family permease — translation MTHPTDAEARTGPVPAPAGKGLRGGSVGLLAAVTLGLSSVAPAYSIAVTLGFVTLVVGHLAPAALLLGFVPILLTAFAFRELNREMPDCGTTFVWTTRAFGPLTGWLTGGWVVQIATLIAMTALSQVGATYLLQLLGLQSLAGSPAAVTITAMLLLAAATSIAYRGLHLAASVQYVLLGLQLAALLGFGVAAFARQGAATPSLAWLNPFAVDGFGPFAEAVMLCLFIYWGWDALITANEETRDGDRVAGQAAVISTLVLLGTYLFTAFAAISFAGTGTDGIGLGNPDNAADILSTLAPPVMGTALAKVMQLAVCVSAVSALLTSLVGSSRSTLSMAAHGALPKAFVGLHPRHRTPGFGTLFFGAAAACLLILLTLVSANFLGDAILCIGLLIACYYGTTALACVWYFRGRLRNSPRDLMLRGVLPLLGGLLMLAAFARSAHDMYDPAYGATSFHGIGGVFLLGAGSIATGALALTIARTRFHRFFRDGRTTVAERTVTED, via the coding sequence ATGACCCATCCGACTGACGCCGAGGCCAGAACCGGGCCTGTGCCCGCCCCGGCAGGCAAGGGGCTGCGCGGTGGGTCGGTGGGCCTGCTCGCCGCCGTCACCCTCGGGCTGTCGTCCGTCGCCCCGGCCTACAGCATCGCCGTCACCCTCGGCTTCGTGACGCTGGTCGTCGGGCACCTCGCTCCCGCCGCTCTGCTGCTGGGCTTCGTCCCGATCCTGCTCACGGCCTTCGCCTTCCGGGAGCTCAACCGTGAGATGCCCGACTGCGGAACCACCTTCGTGTGGACCACCCGCGCGTTCGGGCCACTGACCGGCTGGCTCACCGGAGGCTGGGTGGTACAGATCGCCACGCTGATCGCGATGACGGCCCTCTCCCAGGTCGGCGCCACCTACCTGCTCCAGCTGCTCGGCCTGCAGTCCCTGGCCGGCAGCCCCGCCGCCGTGACGATCACCGCCATGCTGCTGCTGGCCGCTGCCACGTCGATCGCCTACCGGGGCCTGCATCTCGCGGCCTCCGTCCAGTACGTGCTGCTCGGCCTGCAGCTGGCCGCCCTGCTCGGCTTCGGCGTTGCCGCCTTCGCCCGCCAGGGTGCCGCCACCCCGTCGCTGGCCTGGCTCAACCCCTTCGCGGTCGACGGCTTTGGGCCGTTCGCCGAGGCGGTGATGCTGTGCCTGTTCATCTACTGGGGCTGGGACGCGCTGATCACCGCGAACGAGGAGACCCGCGACGGGGACCGGGTCGCCGGACAGGCCGCCGTCATCTCCACCCTCGTCCTGCTGGGGACCTACCTGTTCACCGCGTTCGCGGCGATCAGCTTCGCCGGGACCGGCACCGACGGCATCGGCCTGGGCAACCCCGACAACGCCGCCGACATCCTGTCCACCCTCGCCCCGCCCGTGATGGGCACGGCCCTCGCCAAAGTGATGCAGTTGGCCGTCTGCGTCTCGGCCGTCTCCGCACTGCTCACCAGCCTCGTGGGCTCCTCACGCAGCACCCTGTCCATGGCCGCCCACGGCGCCCTGCCCAAGGCTTTCGTTGGCCTCCACCCCCGCCACCGCACCCCCGGCTTCGGAACCCTCTTCTTCGGAGCGGCCGCAGCGTGTCTGCTCATCCTGCTCACCCTCGTCTCCGCGAACTTCCTCGGCGACGCCATCCTCTGCATCGGCCTGCTCATCGCCTGCTACTACGGCACCACCGCCCTGGCCTGCGTCTGGTACTTCCGGGGGCGACTGCGGAACTCGCCCCGCGACCTCATGCTGCGAGGCGTCCTGCCGCTGCTGGGCGGCCTGCTGATGCTGGCGGCCTTCGCCCGCAGCGCCCACGACATGTACGACCCGGCCTACGGCGCCACCTCCTTCCACGGCATCGGCGGCGTCTTCCTCCTCGGCGCCGGATCCATCGCCACCGGCGCCCTGGCCCTGACCATCGCCCGCACCCGCTTCCACCGCTTCTTCCGCGACGGCCGCACCACGGTCGCCGAACGCACCGTCACCGAGGACTGA
- a CDS encoding carbon-nitrogen hydrolase family protein → MRTLAIAAIQTTPVPHDLEASWQRFAHQVRATREMFPHVQLVVVPELLLAAEGALLQPAADDWMEQAATTIPGPLTDRIRALAVETGLWLIPGSVYERAEDGNVYNTALAISPEGEIVARYRKVFPWQPYEKTTPGSGFTVFDIPGAGRVGLAICYDGSFPETVRQLAWLGAKIIIQPTLTPTRDREMELICARANAWTNQVYVVNVNACDPVGVGTSTVVDPEGIVRQQAGPGEEILVDVLDLDTVTRVRRYGSAGINRPWSQLARYGESVQLPMYGGGGFRTPHWLKDETV, encoded by the coding sequence ATGCGCACGCTCGCCATCGCCGCCATCCAGACCACCCCCGTACCCCACGACCTCGAAGCGAGCTGGCAACGCTTCGCCCACCAGGTCCGCGCCACCCGCGAGATGTTCCCCCACGTCCAGCTCGTCGTCGTCCCCGAACTGCTGCTCGCCGCGGAAGGCGCCCTGCTCCAGCCAGCCGCGGACGACTGGATGGAACAGGCCGCCACCACGATCCCGGGCCCGCTCACCGACCGGATCCGCGCCCTCGCCGTCGAGACCGGCCTGTGGCTGATCCCGGGAAGCGTCTACGAGCGCGCCGAGGACGGCAACGTCTACAACACCGCCCTGGCCATCTCACCCGAGGGGGAGATCGTCGCCCGCTACCGCAAGGTCTTCCCCTGGCAGCCGTACGAGAAGACCACCCCGGGAAGCGGGTTCACCGTCTTCGACATCCCCGGCGCCGGCCGGGTGGGCCTGGCCATCTGCTACGACGGGTCCTTCCCGGAGACCGTCCGCCAGCTGGCCTGGCTGGGAGCGAAGATCATCATCCAGCCCACCCTGACCCCCACCCGCGACCGCGAGATGGAACTCATCTGCGCCCGCGCCAACGCCTGGACCAACCAGGTGTACGTCGTCAACGTCAACGCCTGCGACCCGGTCGGCGTCGGCACCAGCACAGTCGTCGACCCCGAGGGCATCGTCCGCCAGCAAGCCGGACCCGGCGAAGAGATCCTCGTCGACGTACTCGACCTCGACACCGTCACCCGGGTCCGCCGCTACGGCTCCGCCGGAATCAACCGGCCCTGGAGCCAGCTCGCCCGGTACGGCGAGTCGGTGCAGCTCCCGATGTACGGCGGCGGAGGATTCCGCACGCCGCACTGGCTGAAGGATGAGACCGTGTAG
- a CDS encoding DUF6805 domain-containing protein has protein sequence MYTAEGDDLFVNLFIASRLSLPEHNLVLEQTGTAPYADQVELVLRRAPATPVAIHIRVPSWHEGTPHVHVNGAPPEEEPAPLTTRHGTGGQPLTYVRLERQWREGDTITLRLHPRISAELLPDGSPWVSFRYGPTVLAAEGDGNDLVGHFADDSRMGHVADGPLRPLEHLPVVLARSTCDLTAGVRRLAPDRPEFALEDVDARPGESVTLVPFTGIHDSRYTLYFPLAEPDRLHERRAELRAADEKALTLRDRTADAVAAGEQQPESDHRFEGQDTWSGLTDGLRWRAAAGWWSYRLTDPDGTSTGLQVTHLSDGSAGTTRVLVDGQVLATLPPSSHPEGTEVSQVLPLAAPRGAGTAEIRFEAVGSATTIRLREVRLVR, from the coding sequence GTGTACACCGCCGAGGGCGACGACCTGTTCGTCAACCTCTTCATCGCCTCCCGGCTCAGCCTGCCCGAACACAACCTGGTGCTGGAGCAGACCGGGACGGCCCCCTACGCCGACCAGGTCGAACTCGTGCTGCGCCGGGCTCCTGCCACCCCGGTGGCGATCCACATACGCGTCCCCAGCTGGCACGAAGGGACACCACACGTCCATGTCAACGGCGCACCGCCCGAGGAGGAACCCGCCCCGCTCACGACGCGCCACGGGACCGGCGGACAGCCCCTGACCTACGTACGTCTGGAGCGGCAATGGCGCGAGGGCGACACGATCACTCTGCGCCTTCACCCACGCATCAGCGCCGAGCTGCTGCCCGACGGCTCGCCGTGGGTGTCCTTCCGCTACGGGCCCACCGTCCTCGCGGCCGAGGGCGACGGCAACGACCTGGTCGGGCACTTCGCCGACGACTCCCGGATGGGGCATGTCGCCGACGGCCCGCTGCGTCCACTGGAGCACCTGCCCGTCGTACTCGCTCGCAGCACCTGCGACCTGACGGCCGGCGTGCGCCGACTCGCCCCGGACAGGCCGGAGTTCGCCCTGGAGGACGTGGACGCACGACCTGGCGAGTCCGTCACCCTCGTACCGTTCACCGGCATCCACGACTCCCGCTACACCCTCTACTTCCCCCTTGCGGAACCGGACCGCCTCCACGAGCGGCGGGCGGAGCTGCGCGCCGCCGACGAGAAGGCACTGACCCTGCGTGACCGCACCGCCGACGCGGTTGCCGCGGGCGAGCAACAGCCGGAGAGCGACCACCGGTTCGAGGGGCAGGACACCTGGTCGGGCCTCACAGACGGGCTCAGGTGGCGGGCCGCCGCCGGATGGTGGTCCTACCGCCTGACCGACCCGGACGGCACCTCCACCGGCCTGCAGGTGACCCACCTCTCGGACGGGAGCGCCGGAACGACGCGGGTGCTCGTCGACGGCCAGGTGCTGGCCACGCTCCCGCCCTCGTCGCATCCCGAGGGCACGGAGGTGTCCCAGGTGCTCCCGCTGGCCGCACCCCGCGGGGCCGGGACCGCCGAGATCCGGTTCGAAGCGGTGGGCTCCGCGACCACCATCCGGCTGCGCGAGGTACGCCTGGTGCGCTGA
- a CDS encoding dihydrofolate reductase family protein: protein MRKIIVCTFLTLDGVMQAPGGPDEDAESGFEYGGWQKPVSDDEVGTAIAGWYEDSDAMLLGRKTYEIFAAYWPTADPDNPFTDRMNSMHKYVASRTLTSVEWQNSTLLEGDTVDAVRKLKASDGGNINVVGSGDLAQTLMRHGLVDEYRLTIHPVIIGTGKRLFADGAIPSALEPVSVSTTKGGTILGIYRTNGEPGYDSY from the coding sequence ATGCGCAAGATCATCGTTTGCACGTTCCTGACACTGGACGGCGTCATGCAGGCGCCGGGTGGACCGGACGAGGACGCGGAGAGCGGCTTCGAGTACGGCGGCTGGCAGAAGCCCGTCTCCGACGACGAGGTCGGCACGGCCATCGCCGGTTGGTACGAGGACTCCGACGCGATGCTGCTAGGCCGCAAGACATACGAGATCTTCGCGGCGTACTGGCCGACCGCCGATCCCGACAACCCGTTCACGGATCGGATGAACAGCATGCACAAGTACGTGGCGTCGCGGACCCTGACGTCGGTCGAGTGGCAGAACTCAACGCTGCTGGAGGGCGACACCGTCGATGCCGTACGCAAGCTGAAGGCGTCTGACGGCGGCAACATCAACGTGGTCGGGAGCGGTGATCTCGCCCAGACCCTCATGCGGCACGGCTTGGTCGACGAGTACCGGCTGACCATCCATCCGGTGATCATCGGGACCGGCAAGCGGCTGTTCGCCGACGGAGCGATCCCCAGTGCGCTGGAGCCGGTCAGCGTCTCGACGACGAAAGGTGGCACCATCCTCGGCATCTACCGGACGAACGGCGAGCCCGGCTACGACAGCTACTGA
- a CDS encoding class I SAM-dependent methyltransferase produces the protein MWATAVGVARVRALETERENALFRDPLARAFATAGGLWPSSPPLADEAAQRRRLAVSFSIVIRTKFLDDLLQQAVASGVRQVVLLGAGMDSRAFRMDWPEGTRLFEVDTAAPLDFKASVLRQERAVARCERITVAVDLREDWPGALAAAGHDPAVPTAWIAEGLLIYLPEDAVELLLARISAQSAQGSRMGLTLGSRGVIERFGADAAPGSAASMWVSEMPDDPVGWLAGHGWEAVSHTLRERAAAYGRPISTPPQREERPGGLISAVRR, from the coding sequence GTGTGGGCCACGGCGGTGGGGGTGGCCAGGGTGCGGGCACTGGAGACCGAGCGGGAGAACGCGCTGTTCCGCGACCCACTGGCCCGGGCCTTCGCCACCGCCGGCGGCCTGTGGCCCTCCTCGCCGCCGCTCGCTGACGAGGCCGCGCAACGCCGCCGGCTGGCCGTGTCGTTCTCCATCGTCATCAGGACGAAGTTCCTCGACGACCTGTTGCAGCAGGCCGTCGCGTCCGGGGTCCGGCAGGTGGTGCTGCTCGGTGCCGGTATGGACAGCCGAGCCTTCCGGATGGACTGGCCCGAAGGCACCCGGCTGTTCGAGGTCGACACTGCCGCGCCACTGGACTTCAAGGCTTCGGTGCTGCGCCAGGAGCGGGCCGTCGCACGCTGCGAGCGGATCACCGTCGCGGTGGATCTGCGGGAGGACTGGCCAGGCGCGCTGGCCGCCGCAGGACACGACCCGGCCGTACCGACCGCGTGGATCGCCGAAGGACTACTGATCTATCTGCCCGAGGACGCCGTGGAGCTACTGCTTGCCCGGATCAGCGCGCAGTCGGCGCAAGGCAGTCGGATGGGGCTGACATTGGGCTCGCGCGGCGTGATCGAGCGCTTCGGCGCGGACGCCGCGCCGGGATCGGCGGCGTCCATGTGGGTGTCGGAGATGCCCGACGACCCCGTGGGCTGGCTGGCCGGGCACGGCTGGGAGGCCGTCAGCCACACTCTGCGCGAGCGCGCCGCCGCCTACGGCCGCCCGATCAGCACCCCGCCGCAGCGCGAGGAGCGGCCGGGCGGACTGATCTCGGCGGTCCGCCGGTAG
- a CDS encoding RNA polymerase subunit sigma-70 — MSADTRLEELDVSGPGEVDEPAFSGLVERHRRELHVHCYRMLGSFEDAEDTVQETFLRAWRRRETFEGRSTFRAWLYRIATNACLDLLAKCRPEPATDGEVLWLQPYPDRLLDELPAGGADEPEAVAVARETIELAYLVAVQHLAPRPRAALILRDVVGWPAKDVAEFLGDSVNSVNSALQRARAGMREHLPAERQDWTSGEEDPGTRELVRRFTDASVAKDVDALAAMLRDDVRCSMPPTPGLNVGRDTVVNNWVEDGFADLGRLRCVLTSVNRQPALAFYLWREQVGVYLPLTIDVLRIADGAITEIVTFHDDQFPRLGLPERLSADGTE, encoded by the coding sequence ATGAGTGCGGACACGCGGCTGGAGGAGCTGGACGTGAGCGGGCCGGGTGAGGTCGACGAGCCGGCGTTCTCCGGGCTGGTCGAGCGGCACCGGCGGGAGCTGCACGTGCACTGCTACCGGATGCTCGGATCGTTCGAGGACGCCGAGGACACCGTCCAGGAAACGTTCCTCCGTGCCTGGCGGCGGCGGGAGACCTTTGAGGGGCGGTCGACGTTCCGGGCCTGGCTGTACCGGATCGCCACCAACGCCTGCCTGGACCTGCTCGCCAAGTGCCGCCCGGAGCCTGCGACCGATGGCGAGGTGCTGTGGCTGCAGCCCTACCCGGACCGGCTGCTCGACGAGCTGCCCGCGGGCGGCGCGGACGAACCGGAAGCCGTCGCCGTCGCTCGGGAGACGATCGAACTGGCGTACCTGGTCGCGGTCCAACACCTCGCGCCGCGCCCTCGGGCCGCGCTGATCCTGCGGGACGTGGTCGGCTGGCCGGCCAAGGACGTCGCGGAGTTCCTCGGGGACTCCGTCAACTCCGTGAACAGCGCGCTGCAGCGGGCCCGCGCGGGCATGCGGGAGCACCTCCCCGCCGAGCGGCAGGACTGGACCAGCGGCGAGGAGGACCCAGGGACGCGCGAACTGGTGCGCCGCTTCACCGACGCGAGCGTCGCCAAGGACGTCGACGCTCTCGCTGCCATGCTGCGGGACGACGTCCGCTGCTCGATGCCCCCCACCCCGGGCCTGAACGTCGGTCGTGACACGGTGGTGAACAACTGGGTCGAGGACGGGTTCGCGGACCTGGGACGCCTGCGCTGCGTCCTCACATCGGTGAACCGGCAGCCCGCCCTCGCCTTCTACCTCTGGCGGGAGCAGGTGGGCGTGTACCTGCCGCTGACGATCGACGTCCTGCGCATCGCCGACGGGGCGATCACCGAGATCGTCACCTTCCACGACGACCAGTTCCCACGGCTCGGGCTGCCGGAGCGCCTGTCGGCGGACGGCACGGAGTAG